A window of the Candidatus Paraluminiphilus aquimaris genome harbors these coding sequences:
- a CDS encoding sulfite exporter TauE/SafE family protein, whose amino-acid sequence MLPVAFFFVAVIYSAVGFGGGSTYIALLALSGQPAELIPLVALPCNILVVSLGSYFAVNRRDFDWRMAIPFLASSVPMAFLGGIIPIDERFYFLVLGSSLTLAGVSLCIRRAPDESIVGAKSWRLAAIIGGGLGLLSGMVGIGGGIFLAPILHYLRWASSKTIAALCSFFILINSFSGLAGQLLKSGADEAFLQVMSALPLLGAVLLGGVIGGRFVIEGVAHQRVAQLTGALVLLVGLRILWTWTPYGLI is encoded by the coding sequence ATGCTCCCTGTCGCTTTTTTCTTTGTCGCCGTCATTTACTCAGCCGTTGGTTTCGGTGGGGGATCCACTTACATTGCTCTGCTCGCCCTAAGCGGGCAACCGGCGGAGCTGATTCCGCTCGTGGCCTTGCCTTGCAATATTCTTGTCGTGAGTCTTGGCAGTTATTTCGCAGTGAACCGGCGAGACTTTGATTGGCGGATGGCGATTCCGTTTTTGGCGTCATCGGTGCCAATGGCATTTTTGGGCGGAATTATCCCCATCGATGAGCGATTTTATTTTTTGGTTCTTGGGTCGAGCCTCACCCTCGCAGGTGTAAGCCTGTGTATTCGGCGCGCGCCGGATGAATCGATTGTCGGTGCCAAATCTTGGCGGCTCGCGGCGATTATTGGAGGGGGCCTTGGGCTGCTCTCTGGAATGGTTGGGATTGGTGGCGGAATTTTCCTCGCTCCCATCCTGCATTACCTGAGATGGGCATCGAGTAAAACCATCGCTGCCCTTTGTAGTTTCTTCATTCTCATTAACTCGTTTAGTGGACTCGCCGGTCAGCTTCTAAAAAGTGGCGCTGATGAAGCATTTCTTCAGGTTATGTCTGCACTACCGTTACTGGGGGCTGTTCTTTTGGGGGGTGTGATAGGCGGGCGGTTCGTTATCGAAGGTGTAGCGCATCAGCGTGTGGCCCAACTCACAGGCGCTTTGGTACTTTTGGTAGGGCTTCGAATCCTCTGGACTTGGACTCCCTACGGGTTGATTTAG
- a CDS encoding DUF2237 family protein, producing MKAERMPKSQQNVFGEPIELCCEDPLTGFYRDGHCNTGPNDVGTHTVCALMTQEFLAFSASAGNDLSTPRPEFGFPGLVAGNKWCLCALRWEQAHLAGKAPKLFLRSTNIVTLRAIPLEVLKPYALDLV from the coding sequence ATGAAAGCTGAGCGTATGCCTAAATCACAGCAAAATGTATTTGGCGAGCCAATAGAACTTTGCTGCGAGGACCCGCTCACGGGTTTTTATAGAGATGGGCACTGCAATACGGGTCCGAATGACGTGGGGACGCACACAGTTTGTGCGTTAATGACGCAAGAGTTTCTCGCTTTCTCAGCCTCCGCAGGTAATGATCTCAGTACCCCTCGTCCAGAATTTGGATTCCCCGGTTTGGTTGCGGGAAACAAGTGGTGTTTGTGCGCCTTAAGATGGGAGCAGGCACACTTAGCCGGTAAGGCGCCAAAACTCTTCTTGCGGTCAACCAACATTGTCACGCTAAGAGCGATCCCATTAGAGGTTTTAAAACCCTACGCCCTTGATCTTGTTTGA
- a CDS encoding alanine/glycine:cation symporter family protein: MDALAALIEGFLSPIAGALSSVVFFSVTLYGVSVPLVVAWLAGGALFFTVYLGFINIRGFWLAVRHVRGDFADPTAKGEISHFRALATAISGTVGVGNIGGVAIAISIGGAGAAFWLFVAGFLSMSTKAIECTLGVKYRQIGEDGRVLGGPMFYLDAYFRDRKMPKIGRSMGMFYALALVIGCLGTGNMFQSNQAYSQMVVVTGGSEGFIGANPMLFGAVLAAIVGAVVIGGVKSIARVAGVIVPVMASVYIVGCLYVITMSWQNIPFAIQSAIGNAFGLDAMAGGGIGAMIYGFQRAIFSNEAGLGTASIAHSAVQTDKPASEGLVALLEPFIDTVVVLTLSSLVILTTAIPNGMMGGELAGIELTSAAFSHHISWSPYLIAFAAFLFAFSTALAWSYYGLTAWNYLVGVGRKRTLFFQLVFLGCLVLGCILELRAVLDFSDAMIFVVAIPNLIALYLFAPMVKRELNAYVASHTS; encoded by the coding sequence ATGGACGCGCTCGCAGCTCTAATTGAAGGCTTTTTGTCACCTATCGCTGGGGCATTATCGAGCGTGGTTTTTTTCTCAGTGACGCTGTACGGCGTGAGCGTCCCCCTCGTGGTCGCTTGGCTTGCGGGGGGCGCGCTTTTTTTTACCGTATACCTAGGCTTCATCAATATTCGTGGCTTTTGGTTGGCAGTACGACATGTCAGAGGGGATTTTGCAGACCCGACGGCAAAAGGCGAAATCAGCCACTTCCGCGCGCTTGCCACCGCGATATCGGGCACGGTGGGGGTTGGAAATATTGGAGGGGTTGCGATTGCCATCAGTATCGGTGGAGCCGGTGCCGCATTTTGGTTATTTGTCGCCGGTTTCCTCTCTATGTCGACCAAGGCTATCGAATGCACACTCGGTGTTAAGTACCGACAAATCGGGGAAGACGGTCGCGTCCTCGGTGGACCAATGTTTTATCTTGACGCGTATTTCCGCGATCGCAAAATGCCCAAAATCGGTCGATCTATGGGGATGTTCTACGCATTAGCGTTAGTCATTGGCTGCCTTGGTACGGGCAATATGTTCCAATCAAACCAAGCCTATTCACAAATGGTTGTTGTCACAGGTGGTAGCGAAGGGTTTATCGGCGCCAACCCCATGCTCTTTGGCGCTGTCCTCGCCGCAATTGTGGGCGCTGTTGTCATTGGGGGCGTTAAATCGATCGCGCGCGTGGCAGGCGTCATCGTACCCGTCATGGCGAGCGTGTATATCGTTGGGTGCCTCTACGTGATAACCATGAGCTGGCAGAATATCCCCTTCGCCATTCAATCTGCTATTGGAAATGCGTTCGGGCTCGATGCAATGGCAGGCGGTGGCATTGGCGCGATGATCTATGGCTTTCAACGGGCGATCTTCTCGAACGAAGCAGGACTGGGAACGGCATCGATTGCCCATTCAGCGGTTCAAACCGACAAGCCTGCTTCTGAGGGTCTCGTTGCCCTATTGGAGCCCTTTATCGATACTGTGGTTGTCCTGACCTTGAGTTCACTTGTCATCCTCACCACGGCGATTCCAAACGGAATGATGGGCGGCGAACTCGCCGGAATTGAGCTGACATCTGCAGCTTTTTCTCACCATATTTCCTGGTCGCCCTACCTCATTGCCTTTGCCGCCTTTCTTTTCGCATTCTCTACCGCTCTCGCATGGTCATATTACGGACTCACGGCGTGGAACTATTTGGTGGGTGTGGGCCGCAAGCGAACCTTGTTTTTCCAACTGGTCTTCTTGGGCTGCTTGGTGCTCGGATGCATTCTAGAGTTGCGTGCCGTTTTGGACTTCTCCGACGCAATGATCTTTGTTGTCGCCATCCCCAACCTGATCGCGCTGTACCTGTTTGCACCGATGGTAAAGCGCGAGCTCAATGCCTACGTAGCATCACACACGTCTTGA
- a CDS encoding TauD/TfdA dioxygenase family protein translates to MKLSRVAGALGAEVTDFDVSAALAKGEGQCIRDLLNEYEVLFFRSQQLKPSEQRDVAALFGPLQTHPAYGTVDNIPEVMLLESTPENPSKIEVWHSDMTFRQHPPSVTVLKGVTIPKVGGDTLFASMTAAYEGLSEGMKRYLEPLVAVHDFSQGFKESLAEPGGRERLADALANNPPVRHNVIQTHPETGKKVIFVNALFTSHIEGVSALESTEILSFLYKHAVLPEYTCRFNWAVDSLVLWDNRSTQHKPVNDFLPAHRALHRVVSEGDRPY, encoded by the coding sequence ATGAAACTATCACGAGTAGCCGGCGCATTAGGTGCCGAGGTAACCGACTTCGATGTGAGTGCCGCATTAGCCAAAGGCGAAGGCCAATGCATTCGAGACTTATTAAATGAGTACGAGGTGCTGTTTTTTCGTAGTCAACAGCTCAAGCCCAGCGAGCAGCGCGATGTCGCTGCGCTCTTCGGTCCACTCCAAACACACCCAGCCTATGGCACGGTCGATAATATTCCTGAGGTTATGCTCCTTGAGAGTACGCCCGAGAATCCCTCGAAAATCGAAGTGTGGCATTCGGATATGACCTTCCGTCAGCATCCGCCGTCGGTTACGGTTTTAAAAGGCGTCACCATTCCCAAAGTGGGCGGAGATACCTTGTTTGCGAGTATGACGGCGGCTTATGAGGGTCTCTCTGAGGGCATGAAACGCTACCTTGAACCGCTCGTTGCCGTGCATGACTTTTCTCAGGGCTTTAAAGAGAGCCTAGCTGAGCCCGGTGGCCGCGAGCGGCTAGCCGATGCACTCGCCAATAACCCACCGGTGCGTCATAACGTCATCCAGACTCATCCAGAGACGGGTAAAAAAGTGATCTTCGTAAATGCATTGTTCACGTCGCATATCGAGGGGGTTTCGGCACTCGAATCCACTGAGATTTTGAGTTTTTTGTACAAGCATGCGGTGCTTCCGGAGTACACCTGTCGGTTCAACTGGGCCGTCGATAGCTTGGTGCTTTGGGATAACAGAAGTACCCAGCACAAGCCCGTAAATGACTTTTTACCCGCACATCGCGCTTTGCACCGAGTCGTAAGCGAAGGCGACAGACCCTATTAA
- a CDS encoding amidohydrolase family protein, which produces MFNNTAWLAQVIEEIVDPDRDIVDPHHHLWPEPSMAYNLTELLGDTTDGHKVSQTVYMECGAAYYKEGPEHLRSVGETEFIAQAATRAKEQGSRTQIAGIVARADLRDTQLEGVLDAHDETANGLFKGIRQAGACSEGIEGLLIPGGAEAKLFEQDLFRQGVEQLGNRGLTFDTWLYHFQLPEFIALARAVPSTTMILDHFGTPLGVGPFADHREAIFETWKVHIAELAECPNVYMKLGGLAMPDNGFGWDGRERPPTSDEFVQAQARYYRHTIDCFGPERCMFESNFPVDRLSLGYHVLYNGFKKMTSHYAEEDKNLLFSGVARHVYRLEAP; this is translated from the coding sequence ATGTTTAACAATACAGCATGGCTTGCGCAGGTCATTGAGGAGATTGTCGATCCGGACCGCGATATTGTTGATCCTCATCATCATCTCTGGCCAGAGCCGAGTATGGCCTACAACCTCACAGAACTACTTGGTGACACAACCGATGGTCACAAGGTGTCGCAAACGGTCTATATGGAATGTGGTGCAGCCTACTATAAAGAGGGTCCAGAGCACCTCAGAAGCGTTGGCGAAACTGAATTCATTGCTCAGGCAGCCACCAGGGCTAAAGAGCAAGGTAGCCGCACACAAATAGCTGGAATCGTCGCGCGCGCTGACCTACGCGATACGCAACTTGAGGGTGTCCTAGACGCGCATGACGAAACCGCCAATGGCTTGTTTAAGGGTATTCGTCAGGCGGGCGCTTGCTCGGAGGGTATCGAAGGACTCCTTATTCCCGGTGGTGCTGAGGCGAAGCTGTTTGAGCAAGACCTATTTCGACAGGGGGTCGAACAGCTGGGAAATCGAGGACTTACCTTTGACACATGGCTCTACCACTTTCAACTACCCGAATTTATAGCCCTTGCACGCGCAGTGCCAAGCACCACCATGATTCTCGATCATTTTGGAACGCCACTCGGTGTTGGGCCTTTTGCCGATCATCGAGAAGCCATTTTCGAGACCTGGAAAGTCCACATTGCCGAGCTGGCTGAATGCCCAAACGTTTATATGAAACTCGGTGGTCTCGCCATGCCCGACAACGGCTTTGGTTGGGATGGACGAGAACGACCTCCAACTTCTGACGAATTTGTCCAGGCGCAGGCCCGATACTACCGCCATACAATTGACTGCTTTGGCCCCGAGCGATGCATGTTTGAAAGTAACTTCCCCGTTGACCGTCTGTCCTTGGGGTACCACGTACTCTACAACGGCTTCAAAAAGATGACGTCGCACTATGCAGAGGAAGACAAAAATCTTTTATTTTCAGGGGTCGCCAGACACGTCTATCGTTTGGAAGCACCCTAA
- a CDS encoding AMP-binding protein — protein MTAIEKSYYCGASTTQIIYETIGGFFDRVAEKHPDSQALILRHQGVEWTYAELQRRVDQLAAGLLALGIVPGDRVGIWGPNSAEWVLTQLATAKLGAIMVCINPAYRLYELEYALNKVECKALITDESFKTSDYLGMLNTLAPELEYCEPGALASTKLPKLKHVIRMGSSSSAGMHNFDQVCELATDADRAALVGLQTQLKPDDAINIQFTSGTTGNPKGATLSHCNILNNGYLTGEAMRLTPADKLCIPVPLYHCFGMVLAVLACVSHGATMVFPGEAFDPQQTLQTVQDERCTALHGVPTMFITELDHPNFSSFDLSSLRTGIMAGAPCPIEVMKRVISEMHMRDILIAYGQTELSPINNITLPDDSLERRTETVGRAMPWVEIKVIDDAGHVVPVGEKGEICTRGYSVMQGYWNDPEKTAETIDAAGWLHSGDIATMDACGYVRIVGRIKDMIIRGGENVYPREVEEFLYQHPAISEVQVFGIPDKKMGEEVCAWVQLNEGATLSADDIKAFCKDQITHFKIPRHIRFVSEYPMTVTGKIQKFVMRDEMLASLNQNT, from the coding sequence ATGACTGCTATCGAAAAGAGTTATTACTGCGGTGCGTCAACGACTCAAATTATTTACGAGACCATTGGTGGGTTCTTCGACCGGGTAGCTGAGAAACATCCTGACAGCCAGGCCTTGATACTCCGACATCAGGGCGTCGAATGGACATACGCCGAGCTACAGCGTCGTGTAGATCAACTCGCTGCGGGCTTACTTGCTCTGGGTATTGTTCCCGGGGACCGGGTAGGTATTTGGGGCCCCAACAGTGCTGAGTGGGTGTTGACCCAGCTCGCCACTGCCAAGCTCGGCGCGATTATGGTGTGTATTAACCCCGCATACCGACTGTATGAACTCGAATATGCCCTCAACAAAGTTGAATGCAAGGCGCTGATAACCGACGAGTCTTTTAAAACCAGCGATTACTTAGGCATGTTGAACACGTTAGCGCCCGAGCTTGAATATTGTGAGCCGGGAGCACTGGCGTCGACTAAACTGCCGAAGCTCAAGCACGTCATTCGAATGGGGTCATCATCAAGTGCGGGTATGCACAACTTTGACCAGGTCTGTGAACTGGCAACGGACGCAGATCGCGCCGCGCTCGTGGGTCTTCAAACTCAATTAAAGCCCGATGATGCGATTAACATTCAGTTTACGAGCGGGACCACGGGCAATCCGAAAGGGGCAACGCTCTCGCATTGTAATATTCTTAACAACGGCTACCTAACGGGCGAGGCGATGCGGCTGACTCCCGCTGACAAGTTATGCATTCCGGTCCCGCTGTATCATTGTTTTGGTATGGTGCTTGCAGTTCTCGCCTGTGTTTCTCATGGCGCTACTATGGTGTTCCCTGGTGAGGCCTTTGACCCTCAGCAGACATTACAAACTGTTCAGGACGAGCGATGCACTGCCCTTCACGGTGTGCCGACAATGTTCATCACCGAGCTTGATCACCCCAATTTTTCAAGTTTTGATCTTTCGAGCCTCAGGACGGGAATAATGGCGGGTGCGCCGTGTCCAATTGAAGTGATGAAGCGCGTTATTTCAGAAATGCACATGCGGGACATACTCATTGCCTACGGACAAACAGAGCTCAGTCCCATCAACAATATAACGTTGCCTGATGATTCACTCGAGCGCCGAACTGAGACGGTAGGGCGTGCGATGCCGTGGGTCGAGATCAAGGTGATCGATGATGCAGGACACGTTGTGCCGGTGGGGGAAAAGGGCGAGATATGTACGCGTGGATATTCGGTGATGCAGGGATACTGGAACGATCCCGAAAAAACCGCGGAGACGATTGATGCCGCTGGTTGGTTGCACTCCGGTGATATTGCCACAATGGACGCCTGTGGATATGTGCGAATTGTGGGTCGGATAAAGGACATGATTATCCGCGGGGGGGAGAATGTTTATCCGCGGGAGGTTGAGGAATTTCTGTATCAGCATCCAGCGATTTCTGAAGTTCAGGTGTTCGGTATACCCGATAAAAAAATGGGTGAGGAAGTGTGCGCCTGGGTCCAGCTTAACGAGGGGGCAACGCTTTCAGCTGATGATATAAAAGCCTTCTGCAAAGATCAGATTACGCACTTTAAGATCCCAAGGCATATTCGGTTTGTGAGCGAATACCCCATGACCGTAACGGGTAAGATTCAGAAGTTTGTTATGCGTGACGAAATGCTTGCATCGCTAAACCAAAACACCTAG
- a CDS encoding glycosyl transferase yields the protein MADFYQSPHIATLHNLRNRSVEELEAQLVNFSASRPLGLILPSLYSELETDAMPLIRSELQKVPYLSQIVIGLDRADQSQYESALSFFKGLPQQHRVMWHDGPRLRAIHSELAIRGLAPHEPGKGRNVWYCMGYALATSKVDAVALHDCDILTYDRSLLARLIYPVAHPQFSFDFCKGYYARVANEKLNGRACRLLVGPLIHATKRVLGENDFLNYLDSFRYLLAGEFAFRKDLLNDMRVPSDWGLEMGVASEMYRNNSTNRICQVELTDNYDHKHQELSANDAGHGLSRMSLDITKSLIRKLAIQGTVFNQETFRTLKATYYRVALDYVESFRRDAIMNGLDFDTHAEEQAVELFATNILEAGKQFLERPLDAPFMPTWSRVVSAVPDIFEQLIDAVEEDHREFSSRGL from the coding sequence ATGGCTGATTTTTATCAAAGCCCGCACATTGCCACTTTGCATAACCTACGAAACCGCTCCGTTGAGGAGCTTGAGGCCCAGCTCGTTAATTTTTCGGCGTCGCGACCTTTGGGGCTGATTCTTCCCTCGCTCTACTCAGAGCTCGAAACTGACGCGATGCCCCTCATTCGCTCAGAGCTCCAAAAAGTCCCTTATCTATCCCAAATTGTTATTGGACTCGACAGAGCTGATCAGAGCCAGTACGAGTCGGCTCTCTCTTTTTTTAAAGGCTTACCGCAGCAGCATCGAGTGATGTGGCACGACGGCCCACGCCTGCGCGCCATTCACTCCGAACTCGCGATCAGAGGGCTTGCTCCCCATGAACCCGGTAAAGGGCGGAATGTTTGGTACTGCATGGGTTATGCCTTAGCGACGTCCAAGGTGGATGCGGTTGCCCTTCACGATTGCGACATTCTGACCTACGACCGAAGCCTACTTGCAAGATTGATTTACCCGGTTGCGCATCCACAATTCAGTTTTGATTTCTGCAAGGGATATTACGCCCGTGTGGCAAATGAGAAGCTCAATGGACGCGCTTGCCGACTTTTAGTTGGGCCTTTAATTCACGCCACAAAACGCGTCTTGGGCGAGAACGATTTCCTGAATTACCTCGACAGCTTTCGCTACTTATTGGCCGGAGAATTTGCGTTTCGTAAAGACCTATTGAACGACATGCGGGTGCCCAGTGACTGGGGATTAGAAATGGGTGTCGCGTCGGAGATGTACCGAAACAACAGCACTAATCGCATATGTCAGGTCGAGCTCACCGACAATTATGATCACAAGCATCAGGAGTTATCCGCTAATGACGCGGGTCACGGGCTGTCACGAATGTCGCTGGATATCACGAAATCTTTGATTCGGAAGCTGGCTATTCAAGGGACGGTTTTTAATCAAGAGACGTTCAGAACACTCAAGGCAACGTACTACCGTGTTGCGCTCGATTACGTTGAGAGTTTTCGCCGCGACGCGATCATGAACGGCCTGGATTTTGACACCCATGCTGAAGAGCAAGCGGTGGAGTTATTTGCTACCAATATTTTAGAGGCGGGTAAGCAATTTCTTGAGCGTCCACTGGACGCACCTTTCATGCCCACATGGTCGCGTGTGGTGAGTGCAGTCCCCGACATTTTTGAGCAACTCATCGATGCTGTTGAGGAGGATCACCGGGAATTTTCATCGCGAGGGCTGTAA
- a CDS encoding HAD-IIB family hydrolase — MSSSPVIYTDLDGTLLDHDTYSAHEAKEILGQLSASHVPVIPATSKTYAEVADFREQMSLDHAFIVENGAAVYVPMSLNIRCPMGSKIFEDYWVREFGVRRQALCDVIEALDMSSQFAFKSLNEMRAAEVADITGLDLESAKRAQMRLYSETIDWRDSSDALQKFKTVLTDIGFAVSHGGRFVHLMGPNNKGIAARWFQNLLKREWTPDLISIAAGDAPNDREMLEGADFALVMRNDRGTPLVLERSGSTYVSDGSGPNAWAAGIREIFKSNGWRI; from the coding sequence ATGAGCAGCTCGCCGGTCATTTATACGGATTTAGACGGGACACTCCTTGATCACGACACGTACTCGGCTCACGAGGCCAAGGAGATATTGGGGCAGTTATCGGCGAGTCATGTCCCGGTCATTCCAGCTACGAGTAAAACGTATGCGGAGGTCGCTGATTTCAGGGAGCAGATGTCCTTAGACCATGCCTTCATTGTGGAGAATGGCGCGGCCGTCTACGTACCAATGAGTCTGAATATCCGCTGTCCAATGGGAAGCAAGATCTTTGAGGACTACTGGGTTCGAGAGTTCGGAGTGAGACGCCAGGCTCTTTGCGACGTGATTGAAGCGCTCGATATGTCCAGCCAATTCGCGTTTAAGTCTCTTAACGAGATGCGCGCGGCCGAGGTGGCGGACATTACAGGACTCGATCTTGAATCTGCGAAGCGTGCTCAGATGCGTTTGTATTCGGAAACAATAGACTGGCGAGATTCGAGCGACGCGCTTCAGAAATTCAAAACGGTGCTGACCGATATAGGGTTTGCGGTGTCGCACGGGGGTCGTTTTGTTCACTTAATGGGACCAAACAACAAAGGCATTGCTGCTCGTTGGTTTCAAAATTTATTGAAACGTGAGTGGACACCTGACCTCATTTCCATCGCCGCTGGCGATGCACCCAATGATCGAGAGATGTTGGAGGGCGCTGATTTTGCACTCGTTATGCGAAATGACCGTGGCACACCACTTGTGCTCGAGCGCTCAGGTTCAACTTATGTCTCAGACGGCTCCGGGCCCAATGCATGGGCTGCCGGCATACGCGAAATCTTTAAATCGAACGGTTGGAGAATTTAA
- a CDS encoding P-loop NTPase fold protein translates to MNSIFMRNAESYFLDYAARLSQRAHASNRPVVVGLNGAQGSGKSTLSELLAELLPRFFEVDCHVLSIDDFYLSKAQRRKLGAAVHPLLATRGVPGTHDCPRLNDALAACSEYSSGDIALPIFDKLKDDRTRKVRKIRVGAKPTIVLLEGWCVGIPAQAPLDLAVPASSFEFSNDNLGTWRGYVNDQLATVYVDIFKKLDYLSMLKPPCFEAVLDWRVEQEVRLIAKRREVANDNAIKGMNVKQVAEFVENFRRLTCHAMTVLPDLANETWELQADRLILSEVTSK, encoded by the coding sequence TTGAACAGCATATTTATGCGCAATGCCGAGTCGTATTTTCTCGACTATGCGGCGCGGCTCAGCCAGCGTGCACACGCTTCAAATAGACCGGTTGTTGTTGGTTTAAACGGTGCACAGGGGTCTGGAAAGTCAACGCTGAGTGAGTTGCTGGCCGAACTGTTACCCAGATTCTTCGAAGTAGACTGTCACGTGTTGTCCATTGACGATTTTTATTTGTCTAAGGCGCAACGTCGAAAATTAGGTGCGGCCGTGCATCCTCTTTTAGCAACGCGGGGTGTCCCGGGAACGCATGATTGTCCTCGGTTGAACGATGCCCTCGCCGCCTGTTCTGAATATTCATCTGGCGACATCGCACTGCCTATTTTTGACAAGCTCAAAGACGATCGCACCAGAAAGGTGCGAAAGATCAGAGTTGGTGCAAAGCCCACAATTGTTTTGCTCGAGGGGTGGTGCGTTGGAATTCCCGCCCAAGCACCCCTAGATCTGGCCGTCCCGGCAAGCAGCTTCGAGTTCTCAAACGATAATTTAGGGACGTGGCGAGGGTACGTGAACGATCAGCTTGCGACCGTTTACGTGGATATTTTTAAGAAGCTCGACTATCTCAGTATGTTGAAACCGCCCTGTTTTGAGGCGGTATTAGACTGGCGTGTGGAGCAGGAGGTGCGCTTAATCGCGAAACGGCGTGAAGTGGCGAATGACAACGCGATTAAGGGAATGAATGTTAAACAGGTTGCGGAGTTTGTAGAGAACTTTCGTAGGCTCACTTGTCACGCTATGACGGTTCTCCCCGATTTGGCCAATGAAACTTGGGAGTTGCAAGCCGATAGATTGATCCTTTCGGAGGTGACGTCTAAATGA
- a CDS encoding sugar phosphorylase has translation MSKSHSKIKHLLGTLYGSRQETNVDEVCVSLLNAIGLDGAGSEREVVDTRLWSESDIALITYGDSILCEDEKPLSVLHRFCLTHFSDCVSWVHILPFFPWTSDDGFSVLDYSTVNQALGDWDDIRAIGSDFKLMADLVLNHCSSRSVWFENFKQDVKPGAGFFFTATEAFDVSQVVRPRTSDLLQAVDTTSGTAKVWCTFSHDQIDFDFSNPEVLLEFTRIIRIYLDQGVRVFRLDAVAFTWKRSGTTCINLPEAHDLVRLLRALIELVQPDAIIITETNVPNIENLAYFGQRDEAHCIYNFALPPLLIHTLLEGDSSRMTRWLMSMPPAVLGTTYFNFLASHDGIGLRPVEGLLSTAELESMRDKLQANGALLSWRELPDGDKSIYEVNVSLVDALRCQEGGPTETLDRMVLAHAILLGLEGIPAIYLHSFLATPNDEQRVLHTGHNRAINRHQWDLKALSSKLSDPASEHSKCLERIKFLISIRRRQPAFHPNATQFTLNCGRAIFAFWRQSQDRRQSIFCLYNISALEASVPMASLNLTGGDSWTDLMTGEACLPDTQNLSMAPYQAIWLSNLDGEA, from the coding sequence ATGAGTAAGAGCCACAGTAAAATAAAGCACCTACTCGGTACGCTATACGGTTCTCGTCAAGAGACCAACGTCGATGAGGTCTGCGTCAGTCTACTCAATGCGATAGGACTGGACGGCGCTGGCTCAGAACGGGAGGTCGTGGACACGAGGCTCTGGAGTGAGTCGGATATTGCGCTGATTACCTACGGCGACTCAATTTTATGTGAGGATGAAAAGCCGCTGAGTGTGCTGCATCGTTTTTGTTTAACGCACTTCTCTGACTGTGTGAGCTGGGTGCACATACTGCCGTTTTTTCCCTGGACATCGGATGATGGCTTTTCCGTATTAGATTACTCGACGGTTAATCAAGCCCTCGGTGACTGGGATGATATCCGAGCGATTGGTAGCGACTTTAAGTTGATGGCCGATCTCGTGCTTAACCATTGCTCGAGCCGGTCAGTGTGGTTTGAGAACTTCAAGCAGGACGTCAAACCCGGAGCTGGATTTTTCTTTACCGCCACGGAGGCCTTCGACGTCTCGCAAGTTGTGCGTCCACGAACCAGTGACTTACTACAGGCGGTCGACACGACTTCGGGTACTGCAAAAGTGTGGTGCACCTTTAGTCATGACCAAATTGACTTTGATTTTTCAAACCCTGAAGTATTACTCGAATTTACACGGATTATTCGGATATACCTTGACCAAGGAGTGAGGGTATTCAGGTTAGATGCAGTGGCCTTTACGTGGAAACGGTCGGGCACGACCTGCATTAATTTACCGGAAGCCCATGACTTGGTGCGTTTGCTACGCGCGCTTATTGAACTGGTGCAGCCCGACGCCATCATTATTACTGAAACCAATGTACCCAACATTGAAAACTTGGCCTACTTTGGTCAGCGTGATGAGGCGCACTGTATTTACAACTTTGCGCTGCCACCGCTGTTGATTCACACCTTGCTCGAAGGCGATTCATCTCGCATGACTCGCTGGCTGATGAGCATGCCTCCCGCGGTTTTGGGAACAACGTATTTTAACTTTCTCGCATCACACGATGGGATTGGACTTCGGCCGGTGGAAGGTCTGTTGAGCACAGCCGAGCTTGAATCCATGCGCGACAAGCTCCAAGCCAACGGCGCGCTCTTGTCATGGCGCGAGTTGCCAGACGGGGACAAGAGTATCTACGAGGTCAATGTCTCCCTGGTTGATGCACTGAGGTGTCAAGAGGGCGGGCCCACCGAAACGTTGGATCGAATGGTGCTGGCGCACGCGATACTACTCGGACTGGAGGGAATACCTGCCATTTACCTCCATAGTTTTTTGGCCACACCGAACGATGAGCAGCGAGTGCTCCATACCGGTCATAACCGAGCAATCAACCGCCATCAATGGGATCTGAAAGCCCTTTCATCTAAGTTGAGCGATCCGGCAAGTGAGCATTCAAAATGTCTCGAGCGCATTAAGTTCCTCATAAGTATTCGCCGGCGCCAACCGGCTTTTCATCCGAATGCCACCCAATTTACGCTCAATTGCGGTCGAGCGATATTTGCCTTTTGGCGACAAAGCCAGGATCGGCGCCAGAGCATTTTTTGTCTTTACAACATAAGTGCCCTTGAGGCATCGGTGCCGATGGCGTCGTTGAACCTGACAGGCGGCGATAGCTGGACAGACCTTATGACAGGAGAGGCCTGTTTGCCCGACACCCAAAATTTGAGCATGGCACCCTACCAAGCCATTTGGCTGAGTAATTTAGATGGCGAGGCCTGA